One Acidobacteriota bacterium genomic region harbors:
- a CDS encoding SDR family oxidoreductase: MFLTGCASGIGLDLAKTFFQNGDSLVVTDIRFEELQMQMKQAGIAGERVLIRQLDVCRSEMWDTLIQETIQRFGTLDVMFNVAGFIKPGFIADQTTEDINRHLDINAKGVIFGTLAAARVMKSQSSGHIINIASLAGVAPIPGIALYSAAKFAVRSYSIAAAQELKQCGISVTVICPDAVQTPMLDLQLDTQAAALVFSGTKPLTVDDIRQVILHKVLPQRPVEVLIPSTRGWLAKLANLFPSLSLMLQPFLIKRGLSQQHQLQGKRKSK, translated from the coding sequence ATCTTTCTGACTGGATGTGCCAGCGGGATTGGTCTTGATTTGGCCAAAACGTTTTTTCAAAACGGAGATTCACTCGTTGTCACTGACATTCGGTTTGAAGAACTGCAAATGCAGATGAAACAAGCCGGGATTGCTGGTGAGCGGGTGCTGATTCGTCAACTTGATGTTTGCCGGTCTGAAATGTGGGACACACTCATTCAAGAAACAATTCAAAGGTTTGGAACGCTCGATGTGATGTTTAATGTCGCCGGGTTTATCAAGCCTGGATTTATTGCCGACCAGACGACAGAGGATATCAACCGCCATCTCGACATCAATGCCAAGGGCGTCATTTTTGGCACGCTGGCGGCAGCCCGTGTGATGAAATCACAATCATCAGGCCACATCATCAATATTGCTTCACTGGCCGGAGTCGCACCCATTCCAGGCATTGCTTTGTATTCAGCGGCAAAATTTGCGGTTCGCAGCTACTCAATTGCGGCGGCCCAGGAGCTGAAACAATGTGGGATTTCGGTCACGGTGATCTGCCCGGATGCCGTCCAAACCCCAATGCTCGACCTGCAACTCGATACCCAGGCGGCGGCGCTCGTTTTTTCTGGGACCAAACCACTGACCGTTGACGACATCCGTCAGGTCATTCTTCACAAGGTACTTCCTCAGCGTCCGGTGGAGGTCTTGATCCCATCAACCCGTGGCTGGCTGGCCAAACTAGCCAATCTTTTTCCATCACTGAGTCTGATGCTCCAGCCGTTTCTGATCAAACGCGGGTTGAGCCAGCAACACCAACTTCAGGGAAAGCGAAAGAGCAAGTAG
- a CDS encoding PH domain-containing protein → MYEWWKRIVLALLKVEDKKPQPLPGHREGDFLEIVRACPAFWDFQLLTWRIYLAAMAGLGTFFSCILFLVNPLTIFVIIPLWIFLAIKAALIYMTLRLDYEMRWYVITDRSVLIREGAMDVREICLTFANAQNVFVRQGPVERWFGFSNVEINTAGGGSGPHQGSTQSHQAVLRGVSNAEHLRDLILLKLKQHRTAGLGDPDDHVHHDRNHPALNPVLVKEILDEARQLRKVLETSNLT, encoded by the coding sequence ATGTATGAATGGTGGAAACGCATCGTCCTGGCCTTGCTGAAAGTCGAAGATAAGAAACCGCAGCCGTTACCTGGTCACCGGGAAGGCGATTTCCTTGAAATTGTGCGTGCCTGCCCGGCGTTTTGGGATTTTCAGTTGCTTACCTGGCGGATCTATCTGGCGGCAATGGCGGGGCTTGGTACATTTTTTAGCTGTATTCTCTTTCTTGTGAATCCATTGACGATCTTTGTGATTATCCCCCTGTGGATTTTCCTGGCCATCAAAGCGGCTCTGATTTATATGACCTTGCGGTTGGATTATGAAATGAGATGGTATGTCATCACGGATCGGAGCGTGTTGATTCGCGAGGGCGCAATGGATGTCCGTGAAATCTGCCTGACCTTTGCCAATGCCCAAAATGTGTTCGTCAGGCAGGGACCGGTTGAACGCTGGTTTGGATTTTCAAACGTCGAAATCAATACCGCCGGTGGAGGTTCTGGACCACACCAGGGCAGTACTCAATCCCATCAGGCTGTGTTGCGCGGTGTCAGCAATGCCGAGCACCTGCGGGATTTAATTCTTCTGAAGTTAAAGCAACATCGAACAGCAGGGTTGGGTGATCCAGACGATCATGTCCATCACGACCGGAACCACCCGGCTCTGAACCCAGTTTTAGTCAAGGAAATCCTGGACGAAGCCCGTCAATTACGAAAGGTATTGGAAACTTCGAACCTTACCTGA
- a CDS encoding PH domain-containing protein, which translates to MKHDDDAHLIEVDSKTVFAITRPDDNLFYLYFIYCLLSNIAFPIVFLPLYFRFKTLRYRFDNEGIAVSHGILWRQETYLTYSRIQDIHVSRNIFERWLGLGTVQIQTASGNSSAEEAIVGVRQYNEIRNFLYSRMRGQKVGAAAQPLVAVEQSVDDMLAGIRDELRVIRELVEGKRHV; encoded by the coding sequence ATGAAACACGATGACGACGCCCACTTAATCGAGGTTGATTCCAAAACCGTCTTTGCCATCACCCGCCCTGACGACAATCTGTTTTATCTCTACTTTATCTACTGCTTGCTCTCCAATATTGCCTTCCCAATCGTTTTCCTGCCACTTTATTTTCGATTTAAAACGCTCCGCTATCGCTTTGATAATGAAGGGATTGCCGTTTCTCATGGCATTTTGTGGCGCCAAGAGACCTACCTGACCTATTCTCGGATTCAAGATATTCACGTTTCCCGAAACATTTTTGAACGCTGGCTGGGGTTGGGAACCGTTCAAATTCAGACGGCTTCTGGAAATTCCAGTGCTGAAGAGGCCATTGTGGGAGTTCGTCAGTACAATGAAATCCGAAACTTTCTCTACTCCAGAATGCGAGGACAAAAAGTAGGCGCCGCCGCTCAACCCCTGGTTGCTGTCGAACAATCAGTAGATGACATGCTGGCGGGGATTCGTGATGAACTTCGGGTCATCCGGGAACTGGTGGAGGGCAAACGTCATGTATGA